One window of Streptomyces sp. SUK 48 genomic DNA carries:
- a CDS encoding P-II family nitrogen regulator has product MKLITAVVKPYRLDEIKEALQSFGVHGLTVTEASGYGRQRGHTEVYRGAEYTVDLVPKIRIEVLTEDDDAEELIEAIVKAARTGKIGDGKVWSVPVETAVRVRTGERGPDAL; this is encoded by the coding sequence ATGAAGCTCATCACGGCCGTCGTCAAGCCGTACCGGCTCGACGAGATCAAAGAGGCCCTTCAGTCCTTCGGCGTCCACGGACTGACGGTCACCGAGGCCAGCGGCTACGGTCGGCAACGGGGCCACACCGAGGTCTACCGCGGCGCGGAGTACACCGTCGACCTGGTCCCCAAGATCCGCATCGAGGTCCTCACCGAGGACGACGACGCCGAGGAACTGATCGAGGCCATCGTCAAGGCCGCCCGCACCGGCAAGATCGGCGACGGCAAGGTCTGGTCGGTCCCGGTCGAGACGGCCGTACGCGTGCGCACCGGGGAACGCGGCCCGGACGCCCTCTGA
- a CDS encoding ammonium transporter, with protein MAPAIMLAADAPKLSSANTGFMLIASALVLLMTPGLAFFYGGMVRVKSTLNMLMMSFISMGIVTILWVLYGFSMSFGTDHGSLIGWTSDFVGWTGIGKMDLWPGYTIPVFVFAVFQMMFAIITPALISGALADRVKFSAWAVFLVLWVTLVYFPVAHWVWGTGGWAYELGVIDFAGGTAVHINAGAAALGVILVIGKRVGFKKDPMRPHSLPLVMLGAGLLWFGWFGFNAGSWLGNDDGVGPLMFVNTQIATAAAMLAWLGYEKIRHGACTTLGAASGAVAGLVAITPSGGAVTPLGAIAVGAIAGVACAAAVGLKFRFGYDDSLDVVGVHMVGGIIGSLLIGFFASGKGQSTATGVFYGDHSFTQLWKQCAGVGGVLAYSLIVSAVLAFLLDKTIGMRISQDEEVSGIDRAEHAESAYDYSGAGGGVLGSALSAAAGASGGKQPENQGDKKSGKQTKKVDA; from the coding sequence ATGGCCCCAGCCATCATGCTTGCGGCGGACGCACCCAAGCTGTCGTCCGCCAACACAGGCTTCATGCTCATTGCTTCCGCCCTGGTGCTGCTCATGACCCCGGGCCTGGCCTTCTTCTACGGAGGCATGGTCCGCGTCAAGAGCACCCTGAACATGCTGATGATGAGCTTCATCAGCATGGGCATCGTCACCATTCTGTGGGTGCTCTACGGCTTCTCGATGAGCTTCGGCACGGACCACGGCTCCCTGATCGGCTGGACCTCCGACTTCGTCGGCTGGACCGGCATCGGCAAGATGGACCTGTGGCCGGGTTACACCATTCCGGTCTTCGTCTTCGCCGTCTTCCAGATGATGTTCGCGATCATCACACCGGCCCTCATCAGCGGCGCCCTCGCCGACCGGGTGAAGTTCAGCGCCTGGGCCGTCTTCCTCGTGCTGTGGGTCACCCTCGTCTACTTCCCCGTCGCCCACTGGGTCTGGGGCACCGGCGGCTGGGCCTACGAACTGGGCGTGATCGACTTCGCCGGCGGTACGGCGGTCCACATCAACGCCGGTGCCGCCGCCCTCGGCGTCATCCTCGTCATCGGCAAGCGCGTCGGCTTCAAGAAGGACCCGATGCGCCCGCACAGCCTGCCCCTGGTCATGCTCGGCGCCGGTCTGCTGTGGTTCGGCTGGTTCGGCTTCAACGCCGGCTCCTGGCTCGGCAACGACGACGGCGTCGGCCCCCTGATGTTCGTCAACACCCAGATCGCCACCGCCGCCGCCATGCTCGCCTGGCTCGGCTACGAGAAGATCCGGCACGGCGCCTGCACCACCCTCGGCGCCGCCTCCGGCGCGGTCGCCGGCCTCGTCGCCATCACCCCCTCCGGCGGCGCGGTCACCCCGCTCGGCGCGATCGCGGTCGGCGCCATCGCCGGTGTCGCCTGCGCCGCGGCCGTCGGACTGAAGTTTCGCTTCGGCTACGACGACTCCCTCGACGTCGTCGGCGTCCACATGGTCGGCGGCATCATCGGCTCCCTGCTGATCGGCTTCTTCGCCAGCGGCAAGGGCCAGTCCACCGCCACCGGCGTCTTCTACGGCGACCACTCCTTCACCCAGCTGTGGAAGCAGTGCGCCGGCGTCGGCGGCGTCCTCGCCTACTCCCTGATCGTCTCCGCCGTCCTCGCCTTCCTCCTCGACAAGACCATCGGGATGCGGATCAGCCAGGACGAGGAGGTCTCCGGCATCGACCGCGCCGAGCACGCCGAGAGCGCCTACGACTACAGCGGCGCGGGCGGCGGCGTCCTCGGCTCCGCCCTCTCCGCCGCGGCCGGCGCGAGCGGCGGGAAGCAGCCGGAGAATCAGGGCGACAAGAAGAGCGGGAAGCAGACCAAGAAGGTGGACGCATGA
- the ftsY gene encoding signal recognition particle-docking protein FtsY has product METIILAVVIAVVVLGALGGLIVGTRRRKSLPPPPPKAPDITAPPAEPHVGEEAETPRDEPRRTIEEVDLPGGPPVAVEEPPVPTVEAPEIEIPEPTAGRLVRLRTRLSRSQNALGKGLLTLLSREHLDDDTWEEIEDTLLTADVGVQPTQELVESLRERVKVLGTRTPEELRGLLREELLKLVGTDVDRTVRTEPADRKPGIVMVVGVNGTGKTTTTGKLARVLVADGRTVVLGAADTFRAAAADQLQTWGERVGAYTVRGPEGGDPASVAFDSVKEGKEMGVDVVLIDTAGRLHTKTGLMDELGKVKRVVEKHAPLDEVLLVLDATTGQNGLVQARVFAEVVDITGIVLTKLDGTAKGGIVVAVQRELGVPVKLIGLGEGADDLAPFEPEAFVDALIGD; this is encoded by the coding sequence ATGGAAACCATCATCCTTGCTGTAGTCATCGCCGTGGTCGTGCTCGGCGCGCTCGGCGGGCTGATCGTGGGCACCCGACGCCGGAAGTCGCTGCCCCCGCCGCCCCCGAAGGCGCCCGACATCACCGCGCCCCCGGCCGAGCCGCATGTCGGCGAAGAGGCCGAGACGCCGCGCGACGAACCCCGCCGGACGATCGAGGAGGTGGATCTCCCGGGCGGCCCGCCGGTCGCCGTCGAAGAGCCTCCCGTCCCCACCGTCGAGGCTCCGGAGATCGAGATCCCGGAGCCCACCGCGGGCCGGCTGGTCCGGCTCCGCACCCGCCTGTCCCGCTCCCAGAACGCCCTCGGCAAGGGCCTGCTCACGCTGCTCTCGCGCGAGCACCTGGACGACGACACCTGGGAGGAGATCGAGGACACCCTGCTCACCGCCGACGTCGGTGTGCAGCCCACCCAGGAACTGGTCGAGAGCCTGCGCGAACGCGTCAAGGTGCTCGGCACCCGCACCCCCGAGGAGCTGCGCGGCCTGCTGCGCGAGGAACTCCTCAAGCTGGTCGGCACCGATGTCGACCGCACGGTGAGGACCGAGCCCGCCGACCGCAAGCCCGGCATCGTGATGGTCGTCGGCGTCAACGGCACCGGCAAGACCACCACCACCGGCAAGCTCGCCCGCGTCCTGGTCGCCGACGGCCGCACCGTGGTGCTCGGCGCCGCCGACACCTTCCGTGCCGCCGCCGCCGACCAGCTGCAGACCTGGGGCGAGCGGGTCGGTGCCTACACCGTGCGCGGTCCCGAGGGCGGCGACCCCGCCTCCGTGGCCTTCGACTCGGTGAAGGAGGGCAAGGAGATGGGGGTCGACGTCGTCCTCATCGACACCGCGGGACGGCTGCACACCAAGACCGGTCTCATGGACGAGCTGGGCAAGGTCAAGCGCGTGGTGGAGAAGCACGCGCCGCTGGACGAGGTGCTGCTGGTCCTGGACGCCACCACCGGGCAGAACGGTCTGGTGCAGGCCCGGGTGTTCGCCGAGGTCGTGGACATCACCGGCATCGTGCTGACCAAGCTGGACGGCACGGCCAAGGGCGGCATCGTGGTCGCCGTCCAGCGCGAGCTGGGCGTGCCGGTCAAGCTGATCGGCCTCGGCGAGGGCGCGGACGACCTGGCGCCGTTCGAGCCCGAGGCGTTCGTGGACGCGCTGATCGGAGACTGA